A window of Cydia fagiglandana chromosome Z, ilCydFagi1.1, whole genome shotgun sequence genomic DNA:
GTTCAAACCTGAGCAAATAGCGAGTCGGTATTTcaattataatgataataataccctcttattcataaaaaattacGGGCCTGATTGAGTTAATCCCTATGTTTTATCCATTTCTTACAAatgcataagtcaaaatgacagataaacacaaacgattattagctactCGTAATTGAGGCTTGTATCGCGTttatatgaataagggggatggTCCCTGATTTAGTCTAACACGTGTCAGCATTAGACCAAATTCGATGTCACTTAGAGTACCTACTAGATATAGGAAGAAAATCGACGGGCGGGGCGGACAGGCGCATGTACACGAAAGAAAGGGttattcgcggacggtctagaacgcaaactGACTACTTtaacattttgcctatatcgctcttagtctacatcgcgaacggtccaggtcgcaaaatgcctacatcattttACGTCGTTTTATCTTTAAGTTAGCGATGTCAACGGAGACACAACTATTTTGTGCGGTTTGGCCTTGtcatttgaagataactaatggacctaacctacctgtgtgatataaaatagtggtcattttgtgttctagaccgtttgcgatgtagactaaaagcgataaaggcaaaatattacactagtcattttgcgttctagaccgtgcGCGACTATACCGAAAGAAATATCAAAGCAGCGAGCACGTTTGACGAAACTCGTTAAACTGAACAACAATTTGATCTTATTTATTGTTTCGATAAGTTAACAGAACATATTGGTTCGTGTACACTCTAAACCTAAAACACAAACACTTTCAGTAATGCATGTACGCAATAATTTGCTGtagacataattatatacatttaattatacatataggtaggtagtgctcaagattttatttgttaaatttactattttctACTCTTAATATATATCTGGCAATGCGAAATGTCAACGAAATGACTTGAAAATCTTTACATAAAGCATTGCATTGATTAAAACTGCGCGAACGCATAGCATTggcgaaatatataaataattcatTATATTATCGGTACTTAAGGAGATATAAACGTTTTGTCAAGTCTAGCTAGTAGGTGAGATGGAGTTGATAATTATCTATTTACTTAATTTcataaaacacacaaaaaagaAATATGTAGTTTATCTCAggagtgtgtactgtctcttccgaaaatcgttttttccagATGGCGATTTttgccattcgcaatttttaccattttattttttctcaatAGCTTCCTTTCCCAAAAGCATTTCTAACCATTCCAGTAGATTTTTTCCTAATAGGTTTTCTAACCATTTGCATAATTTGGATATGTATTCTTTATTATAATATACGAGACActaactaaaaaataacttttttttgtaaatcaatatcgtacaataaaattagtcggttctggcgctcgccggccgctgccgcggcacgttcgcttcgctcgctcggctacGCGCACTGTCTATTTTCTGTCTCCTGTGATAGTGGGaaattatgcgaatggttagaaaaccTATTAGATAATTAAGCTATTGGAAGATTaaaataatgggaaaatatgcgaatggttaaatATGATTTCGGAAAAGGAAGCTATCAAGAAAAAGTAAATTGCGAATGGCGAAAATATCAATCTAGAAAtaacgattttcggaagagacagtacgCACTCTCTCAGAGACTTACTTGAAGATGTTTGGTAGAGTActaacccaaacacaattagtttgcgttatTTTATATCAGAATTCCCATGGCCTGTCTACTCCATCAGATCTACTCCATGTCATAACTGCTAATGTCAAGTCAAAAAgtacaattattaattaattgataaaaacaattaagttcaaacgtatataattttttatatttgtgtataacattttcaacaaaagattGATCAATAAAGTCTGCCAAATTAGTTTTTATTGATTACAATGCGATGAATATTAAAGAAAGAGTATTTACTAATAATGTTTGTTTGTATCTGTTGACAGACGTACCTGATAACGCTTATACACTACATGGGAGGGTCGATCCGCAAAGACATGTCGAGCAAAGTGACGCACCTGATCGCGGCGGCCGCCACGGGCGACAAGTACCGATACGCGTCGGGCTTCGGGCTGCCCGTGCTGGCGCGCTCGTGGGTCGACGAGTGCTGGCGCCGCCGCGACGACCCCGCCTGCCTCGCTACGCATGACGCCGTCATAGTCAGTACATTGCCGTACCACTATCCACCAACACTTTGTCTAGTTTgctttttcattaaaaataataactatttcgGTGCCGTTTCTTCActtatttacgaatttttaaGGCGTAATTGAGAAATATTGAACTGAGTTTATAAATACTTTTTTCTTTGGAAATATTTAAAGAAACTATTAGGCGTATCGGCCAGTCGGATTTAAAGTTTTCCTTTAATTACGTCAGTCACAATATTACtataatcttaaaattatttaatttatcctttatagcccttaataTGAAACTAtggcaataaagtttaaaatcaatGATATAtgtatagggtaattcgccagtaactggccactgttagtaattggccacaAATGAATTGTATTCACTTATAAATAGACCAGTTACTAAAACCGGCCAGTTACTTAGGAATTACCCTATAAGAGTACCTTAGTGCCCGACTAGGTATAAAgtatggttttattttattagttttaaaatcgaacgaaaaaaaagtaatgcAACTCTGTTCCGGTTGAAAACCGTTCACATTACTTTAGTACTATGGGTAGGACTGTGGGCCTTACGAGGTCAAAGTGCTTTACCCTTGAAGAGCGACTTAGAACACCTTACAATACAGAAAAGTGATTGACCCACATATGGCTCAagcatgtaattatttaagtgGGCAAATTAGAACAAGGTTAGGCTTGATAGCGGACGGCAGTGCCACTGCACTGCACCAAGGACAATTCCTTGGGATAAACTATGTAAAGGCATCTGAGTCATCTGACCATAACCTAATAGCCGAGTTTTTATCCATCGCCATTTATGTTCGAATTGTCCTTGCATTTGTAGAAATGCTTTCTTTATGTCGGCTAGATTCAGTACGAGCCTAATGCTGGTGACAAACACCGGTGCtgcttagcgccacttgcaccattctattctattcttcactagagtcacacacaacacatcttttacgctatctggacatatatgccactctaattaataatgtaacagGGAAGAtgtttcgattagttgaaattatacCGCAGTCGTAATTGTCCCCCTGCACCTTAGTGAAAACCCAGGTGACAATTAGTTATATATACttgtatggagtgcccctcttaaaaatactttttacgATTTTGAGTAGTTAATCTAgtttacaaaatacacctatatttaATTTTAGGGATGTAATGATACATGATTttgccgatacgataccgataccgatatttaaagtaaataatcggcgataccgatacagacaccgatatcaatggcacagtagttagctaatagatataacacataaggaattatatacttattatgcataaaacatacatatgtattaatagacactcgattttgtgaagtgtgaaaaactgtaaaactaataaagaaaaatgccaaatcaaaatcaaagaaaacatttatttaggtaaccaccaagcaatcaatgcaaaagtaaatccaaatcagtaattatagttcactttaggtagtttttacccgattacggcaacgcaaaaggagggttatttgttatggaaacaaagtgtattcaaattattaccaACGTCTTCGTTTCGCGCGCTTTTCGAATTGTAATATCGGCTGAATTGAAATCGGCGATGCCGATATATCGGTCTGCCgattatatcggccgatatatcgtatcggtatcggtatcgttacatccctatttaatttttttatgcccctttcagcactctgAATAATTTCTTAAGAGCTCCAAAGATGAAAATAGTTCAGTTTTCTCACTAAGTTTACGAGAAGCATCTGtcaaaatatcaaattatattttgtatgaaacttgtgagtatatatattttgtaagtaaCAGATGTACGAGCCAACTCATGATTTTAGGCTTCGTCGGCCAACGGTGGTCGTAACGTTGATGAAGCCCATGCTAATgattaaaacaaacatttccAGAAAGAGCACAAATTGAAAGTGTTCGCGGGCGCGCGCGTGTGCTTCGTGGGGTTCCCCGAGGACGAGACGCAGCACATGGGCGACGTGCTGGCCAGCAACGGCGGCGCCGCCTGCCCGCTCGACGACCCCGACTGCACCCACGTCGTAAGTTACACCACCACTATATCTCCAATGAGTCCTACATATTTGTGCAGTTTAATACTCCAGTTATCGTGTCCCTAAAATACTACTTCCGTCGTCCTTCGGACAATGTTCTATTGACAGACCAGATAACAGGCTAATTCAAATGCGAGGGTTCTAATAAAAAAGGCAAGAGCGCTTAATTACGTTTGGGGATGCTATAGTGGCATACTTTTAAAATGGTGGAAAAGATAAACCTTGGACTTATCTGTCAAAAGAACGTTTTCCCCTTGGAGTCCATTGTTCCTAGTAACCGATTAGCGAGAATATTGACTGGTAGAGGATGCATTTTGGCaacgccatttgtacattttgttttgtgcaaaatatattaaataaatgcgagttctcgaaattgcgagatagAGCTTGCTTTCCCTACGTAGAGTTCCCAAGAGTATGATTCCAAATTAATTCCAATTTCCAATTAGTCATTTGGTAAcaattaggtaaacaatatgTCAATCTGTTTAGTTAACCAACATTTATACTTAAAATAATCAGTGAAGAACCTCTAACTGACTTTTATGGTACTGTCACTTAAATAATAGATTGTTAGTTCATTATAAATAATACATGTTTTagatttttaacagtgtattttacgtaaataatatgtacttttttttctaagCGTCAATAGATTAGTCATCTCAATTACTTCAATTAGTAGTGTTATAAAAAAGCCCCCTGTATGGTAACGGCATGAaatgtattataaataaaaggCGGACACAATGCCTTGAGACTGCCTCTACCAGTCAACGATTGGCTCAAACAGAACCTTTGTAGTTAGTGAGGGATTGTAGACTTCGAGAACTAAGAAACacaaatgaataataaataataatacataatgaTAATGCTCTTATTAGGAATAAGTGTTATACTCAATTTCTGCATTCGTCTCATATTTTATGAATTGCTGCTCCTTTGTTACTACTTTCGTGTTTTcgttataaaataataacattattagTTTTTATCTCGTTTCAAAATTGGTAAACGGAAAACTCGCCTCGACCCACGAAAGTTCTCACATTGTTACTATGTCGTACAGTATTCATCGCTCTTAGTTCCCGCAACAACTATCATACACTTCGTGCCCTAAACGTAGATCTTGGGGAAATCTTATATTTGAATTAGTATTGTGGCAGCAAGGATTTTGAACCATATAAATGATGTTTAGGAAATGAGTCTACAATCGGACGAGACGTAATTTAATGTGATCAGTAGAAGCTGGTAACTGACCAAAGGCGAAAGAAACGGCCACACGTGGGAATACTAAGCTAATGATAAAGATGCACATAAAATGAAGATCACACAAATATAAATGCGGAGTCTTTTACCTTGCATAGAACTAGACGAATACATAACTTGACACAAAAATTGAGACCAAATTTCCTTAACCTATACTTTTGTGATTGGCATACTTACCTTTAGTTTTTGTAAACGCCCGTTTTCGTCATAGACTGCTTTAATTATAGATATACACATCACAAAAAAATTTATGAGACATATATAATAACGACATAATcaatggcgcttacgtcacatatatttatagATATCGACTTTTGCTTGGTTTACTTTAATTAAGTATACTTTCGATTTCCATTATACCATCGACGGGATTGCATGATCTTAATACTTATAGTTCTGACTGTACCCACCTGAAACCATTCCGCACGCCGCGAAGTCGACCCATTGTTTGCTTTTATTATGTTCATCACCTATTATTGTAATGCTTTGCAATCTTGTTTTTATGGCCGATGCAAGACTTGTTGTCTGATGGAAAATATCCCTAATTTATTTTACACTGCCTATGTGTTCGGTTTAATTGAGGCATTGAACAGTTAGCAACGAACACCGCTTATGTTACTCGTAAAATGTTATTCATGTCAATCATGTCATtggctaaaaaaaataaaattttgaaatggCATGACACAGCTACAAGCTGTATACTGAACCGATAATATGTAAAGTGAATAAGTTAACACTTTACACTCTCgggttttgtacacatatttaactacacaaaccgtctttccgtgaccacagacggtgcaactcagctgaaacttcggaatttaaggtaaaagcAATGAaaatatatcgcggtagacccgtttgtgtaattataaATAACATCTAACATAATGTTTCCATCAGGCAAGAGTGTTGTTAAATGCACACTTAGATAAGTATCACTGTATACCTGTCTTGTCACGTAGTTGCACACCTACTTCAAAATACCGCATTGTGtaaaaacataacataattattGTGACGTTTCTTGTCCTTTCACTAGTACACATGTATAGTTTTATGTGCACTCAAGATTGTTCAGAAAGCGGGCTTTCATTTCGGATAGTACCGTAGAGAAATGAGTAAACTTAGAGTGCTCGCTTCATGTACAACAGTTCCCTTactcaataaataataagttgtaTGGGAAGTATGATAATAacgtattattaataataagtgtctacttgttaaataaaaaaactttcgCAAATTTcgctaaaatattattataaatgagTTTTTCTCTCTGTACGGAGTGAGCACTGTAAGCTTACTTTTTTCTCTATGACAGTACATAACTTGTCAAAAAGGATATAGGTGACTGCTTCCCTGTGTCTAACTGCTCTatctcaataataataatacaactTTTGTGCATGTTTGTACTGGAATGGCTTCATTACATCATTGCGTGGTGTGTTTCACACATGTTTCAGGTAATGGCCAATGGGGAGACTTTCGGTCGTTCGCTTATCCTATCACCCCAACCCAGTACTCCTAACATTTCCTCGAAGCCCTCTCGTGCATCACCCAACTCACAGAGTACTCCGAAGAGCTCAATTTACCGTAGACTTTCCGCGCGGCTGTCGGGGCGGCGCGCTAGCGGCACGCCCACCAAGCCGGGCGCTCCCGACTCCGACGAGGCCGAGCGTCGCCTGCAGGTCGCGCGCGCGGAGCTTAGAGCTGGCCGCGACTGTCCGGACTCCGACACTGCCGCTTACTCGACCACACTCGATCGAGTAGACCCTACCGACACTAACTTCGATACCTCGCCACATATGCAGAACAAAGAGAACAAGCATGCCTCGCAAACGATACAAGGCGCCCTCAGGTTGAACGCCAAAGATAAGAGAGAGGTGTTTAGAAATAAGTCAATTAACATGTTTAATCTAGTAGATTGCCTCACGGAGGCGGGGTCTCTACATTCTTCTCTTACAAAGAGTTTATGTGATTTAGATTGTAAAGAAGAACCCGCTTTTTTACTTCCTATTTCTACCGGAAGCAAAGAGTTGCAGCACTCGACAACTACAATCAGTTCTGGGAAAAAGAGAAGTCGAAATTCTACAGATTCCAGCTTTCAAGTGAGCCCCGTCGACGCCAACCTTTCCCCGGATAAGTGCGAAGATAGCCATTGGAAATCTATTAAGAGGCTTAAAATAAAAGATTCATTTAAGTTTAAAAATCGACCTACGATTTTCAAACGTACAAAAAAAGACTCAGTATCCAAAACAACAGGCGACATTACTATAGAACCAGTAAGTCCGGACAGTGTAAAACCAACTGACCCTGCAGGCGAATTCATTGCGTCCACTTCATCCCCCATCAGAGAGGATGACAACACGTCGATCTGCTCGATAAACACTAGTAAGCAATCCGGTTTCTTTGATATTTCGTTCGCATCAATACGCAGTTCAAAAACAGTGAAATCAGCATCAAAGTTACGGAGAAGCGTCAAGTCATTCACTGCATCTTTTAGAAGTGAGAGAAAAAAGAAATATGAGAAAAGGCCTGCACGAAATACTGTAGAAGTAAGCGCTTGCGATCTCGTAAATTATGTATCGACACCAAATAAAGATATCGACGATATGAACTTAGATATATCTCCTGTCCAAGTAGACACAATAGATAGCACGGATATGACCACCCAAGTAAAAAACGACGTAGATGTCGACGAGCTCGACGAATCAGTGACATTTAAAACGCCACAGAGCGTAGGGCTGCGCGCACATAGGCACTCCATCTGTGTCGCACCCGAGCTGCGGCCCGCGAGCGTCTCCTCCCACGCGTCCTCCAGCTCCGGCCCTGCGCCCTTACCGGTTCCCGTTCCCGCTCCCGCCTCCCTCACTTGTCGACCCCTCCGCGACCAGCTGCCGCTCGCCTCGACGCCTCCCATCCGTGACGTCCGCGCCATATCGCAATGCCATGGAATATCGTTGCCGGTACTAACCCCATTTAATTTAGTAATACTAAATATTAGACATGCTTTTCATGCAGACAAACATTTGATGGCTTTCATTTTAGATTATAGCCAAACACGCATACCTACCCGTTCGAGACACCCTCGTACTCGGATGTTCTTCGCTCGTATGCATGCACTCTTCGTAAACAGCGTTTTCTTAGGCATTAGTATGGTTAGCTGAATAAGGGCGTGCACGAAAAGATGCTATTACATGCGATGGATTACAAAATGGAAATTACAAGTTTTTCATGACATTTACCCATTGGTGTGAGTAGGTACGTCACGTAATGGTAGAAGTATATTGTTCATTCTTATCCAGGTGGTCGATGAACACAACACAGCTGTCGCGCCGGAGTGTTCGCCGCGCGTGCACGTCGTCAAAGCCGAATGGTTCTGGGCTTCCGTACAGAATGAAGAAGCGCAAGATGAAAGGGATTACCTTTTCAAAGATGTAAGATAGCCTGCTACGATtgactattatttattgttacattaattatacaaattttaatataatatgtgtGTTTCTGAGCAGTACTTGGACGAAGTGTCTCGGAGGTCGTCGGTGGGTGGCGCGGCCGGCGcgagcggcggcgcgggcggcggcgcggacgaggtgggcggcgcggcgggcgcggcgggcagcACGCCGGCCCACCTGCAGCGCCAGCGCAAGCGCAAGCTGCGCGGCGGGGATGCCGCGCTGCAGAAACGACGCTCGTCGCTCAGCGACACGGTGCTTAGCCTTTCCGGCAACATGCTGCTCGACTACACACCCTCACCCGACAGCAAACAGTTACTAGAAGGTACACCAATCGATCACTAAGACCTCGGTCTCCGGTTGACGCCGCGCGCTACGTGTAGCGTCATGGTCTATTGAAATGGCCTCCCCATATAGTTTGTTCTATTTAGCATAAGAAAAAGACTACGCGTACTTCACGTGTCTTTTAATcggaaaacgctttttaaaaatcagtaactattacttaatgaaagcaaaagaatgtaaataatcgtatatgattcataattgttagatatttgctgtaacttattttaaaaagggtttttaaattaaaagacgtcaagattgtttaccttttttctaatgctaaacaaACGAACTATAATGTTTTTCACTATACGCAGTACCCCGTGAATTTAAGGCCTGGCCTAAATTAACGTTGCTCTCTTAGACTTAGAATGCACCTCATGCTATGTTTTCATGATTAAATGATAGTATACAATTGACATATTAATGCATTTTTTTCTCAGAATCTGAAGTGCCTGACAATGTAGTTCGGAAACTAATGTCCCCTAGGCAGCAAGTGTTTATGGAACTTCTTCAAACAGAATCCAATTATGTTGGGATTTTGCATACAATTGTAACTGTGAGTATATCAACAGTAAATCTAATCATAATATCCTAAATAAAGCATAGTTTTAGTATAAAAGTCTAACAgcgactataaaaaaaaacttttttttactggTCTGTACTAATTAAAGAgtaatcataaccctcctttttgctttgccgtagtcgggtaaaaatataatgatataattgatactttttttttcagatgtTTAAGCAACCATTGGAGGACATGGCTGAAGAGGACAATAGCAACGGCAAAATGGCATTGCTTAACAATACAgaactaaaaattatatttggaa
This region includes:
- the LOC134678583 gene encoding protein ECT2 isoform X2, which codes for MDELSKGMTQTGSAATTEEIEHNNGSPWPVVFVSESCLECERVRAACERLGPVQPAPAPDALPQPPQTPQPLSYFVTKPFEGELFDAAHRAKYRVLGPTAVLQLSEREEPPPSNARPLYSLAMRGAVICFSGFRKKDELTYLITLIHYMGGSIRKDMSSKVTHLIAAAATGDKYRYASGFGLPVLARSWVDECWRRRDDPACLATHDAVIKEHKLKVFAGARVCFVGFPEDETQHMGDVLASNGGAACPLDDPDCTHVVMANGETFGRSLILSPQPSTPNISSKPSRASPNSQSTPKSSIYRRLSARLSGRRASGTPTKPGAPDSDEAERRLQVARAELRAGRDCPDSDTAAYSTTLDRVDPTDTNFDTSPHMQNKENKHASQTIQGALRLNAKDKREVFRNKSINMFNLVDCLTEAGSLHSSLTKSLCDLDCKEEPAFLLPISTGSKELQHSTTTISSGKKRSRNSTDSSFQVSPVDANLSPDKCEDSHWKSIKRLKIKDSFKFKNRPTIFKRTKKDSVSKTTGDITIEPVSPDSVKPTDPAGEFIASTSSPIREDDNTSICSINTSKQSGFFDISFASIRSSKTVKSASKLRRSVKSFTASFRSERKKKYEKRPARNTVEVSACDLVNYVSTPNKDIDDMNLDISPVQVDTIDSTDMTTQVKNDVDVDELDESVTFKTPQSVGLRAHRHSICVAPELRPASVSSHASSSSGPAPLPVPVPAPASLTCRPLRDQLPLASTPPIRDVRAISQCHGISLPVVDEHNTAVAPECSPRVHVVKAEWFWASVQNEEAQDERDYLFKDYLDEVSRRSSVGGAAGASGGAGGGADEVGGAAGAAGSTPAHLQRQRKRKLRGGDAALQKRRSSLSDTVLSLSGNMLLDYTPSPDSKQLLEESEVPDNVVRKLMSPRQQVFMELLQTESNYVGILHTIVTMFKQPLEDMAEEDNSNGKMALLNNTELKIIFGNLPPIYELHQGMLEELRYTQAHWSEEVSIGRLMLKYTPDMVKAYPPFVNFFENTKEMLQQCDRENPRFHAFLKICQTKPECGRQSLQELLIRPVQRLPSIRLLLDDILKHTHKNNPDHGALVAALAGLREVMSHINEDKRKTEGQLQMFDIYNDIDQCPAHLVSSHRSFIARCEVVELSKELSGRGDHLVLFLFTDTMEVCKKRSKAFNSKSPTNGTSTMRIGSSKPYRHISLMPLSTVKRVVDIREAEDCHNVFALMCRSNQELKEKLYSFMITDEAVDKSHFLRQLCRQMANTVCKADADKFLATLESHQLDIDTSDLALSTLSKVTKFAARTRIKLETLAGLGGWLREPGGPGGLLDTWVGRALSFNKTPSKLKRAMSSMISPFGSQANLTPASQLAQMRLASCNNINEMGTSSGAGGGGEGGGEVLVAPLSVQPTRKAAAGAAAALRRF
- the LOC134678583 gene encoding protein ECT2 isoform X3, whose product is MLALVDQLRAYFGGGCSPWPVVFVSESCLECERVRAACERLGPVQPAPAPDALPQPPQTPQPLSYFVTKPFEGELFDAAHRAKYRVLGPTAVLQLSEREEPPPSNARPLYSLAMRGAVICFSGFRKKDELTYLITLIHYMGGSIRKDMSSKVTHLIAAAATGDKYRYASGFGLPVLARSWVDECWRRRDDPACLATHDAVIKEHKLKVFAGARVCFVGFPEDETQHMGDVLASNGGAACPLDDPDCTHVVMANGETFGRSLILSPQPSTPNISSKPSRASPNSQSTPKSSIYRRLSARLSGRRASGTPTKPGAPDSDEAERRLQVARAELRAGRDCPDSDTAAYSTTLDRVDPTDTNFDTSPHMQNKENKHASQTIQGALRLNAKDKREVFRNKSINMFNLVDCLTEAGSLHSSLTKSLCDLDCKEEPAFLLPISTGSKELQHSTTTISSGKKRSRNSTDSSFQVSPVDANLSPDKCEDSHWKSIKRLKIKDSFKFKNRPTIFKRTKKDSVSKTTGDITIEPVSPDSVKPTDPAGEFIASTSSPIREDDNTSICSINTSKQSGFFDISFASIRSSKTVKSASKLRRSVKSFTASFRSERKKKYEKRPARNTVEVSACDLVNYVSTPNKDIDDMNLDISPVQVDTIDSTDMTTQVKNDVDVDELDESVTFKTPQSVGLRAHRHSICVAPELRPASVSSHASSSSGPAPLPVPVPAPASLTCRPLRDQLPLASTPPIRDVRAISQCHGISLPVVDEHNTAVAPECSPRVHVVKAEWFWASVQNEEAQDERDYLFKDYLDEVSRRSSVGGAAGASGGAGGGADEVGGAAGAAGSTPAHLQRQRKRKLRGGDAALQKRRSSLSDTVLSLSGNMLLDYTPSPDSKQLLEESEVPDNVVRKLMSPRQQVFMELLQTESNYVGILHTIVTMFKQPLEDMAEEDNSNGKMALLNNTELKIIFGNLPPIYELHQGMLEELRYTQAHWSEEVSIGRLMLKYTPDMVKAYPPFVNFFENTKEMLQQCDRENPRFHAFLKICQTKPECGRQSLQELLIRPVQRLPSIRLLLDDILKHTHKNNPDHGALVAALAGLREVMSHINEDKRKTEGQLQMFDIYNDIDQCPAHLVSSHRSFIARCEVVELSKELSGRGDHLVLFLFTDTMEVCKKRSKAFNSKSPTNGTSTMRIGSSKPYRHISLMPLSTVKRVVDIREAEDCHNVFALMCRSNQELKEKLYSFMITDEAVDKSHFLRQLCRQMANTVCKADADKFLATLESHQLDIDTSDLALSTLSKVTKFAARTRIKLETLAGLGGWLREPGGPGGLLDTWVLRAHLLAQVGRALSFNKTPSKLKRAMSSMISPFGSQANLTPASQLAQMRLASCNNINEMGTSSGAGGGGEGGGEVLVAPLSVQPTRKAAAGAAAALRRF
- the LOC134678583 gene encoding protein ECT2 isoform X1; the protein is MDELSKGMTQTGSAATTEEIEHNNGSPWPVVFVSESCLECERVRAACERLGPVQPAPAPDALPQPPQTPQPLSYFVTKPFEGELFDAAHRAKYRVLGPTAVLQLSEREEPPPSNARPLYSLAMRGAVICFSGFRKKDELTYLITLIHYMGGSIRKDMSSKVTHLIAAAATGDKYRYASGFGLPVLARSWVDECWRRRDDPACLATHDAVIKEHKLKVFAGARVCFVGFPEDETQHMGDVLASNGGAACPLDDPDCTHVVMANGETFGRSLILSPQPSTPNISSKPSRASPNSQSTPKSSIYRRLSARLSGRRASGTPTKPGAPDSDEAERRLQVARAELRAGRDCPDSDTAAYSTTLDRVDPTDTNFDTSPHMQNKENKHASQTIQGALRLNAKDKREVFRNKSINMFNLVDCLTEAGSLHSSLTKSLCDLDCKEEPAFLLPISTGSKELQHSTTTISSGKKRSRNSTDSSFQVSPVDANLSPDKCEDSHWKSIKRLKIKDSFKFKNRPTIFKRTKKDSVSKTTGDITIEPVSPDSVKPTDPAGEFIASTSSPIREDDNTSICSINTSKQSGFFDISFASIRSSKTVKSASKLRRSVKSFTASFRSERKKKYEKRPARNTVEVSACDLVNYVSTPNKDIDDMNLDISPVQVDTIDSTDMTTQVKNDVDVDELDESVTFKTPQSVGLRAHRHSICVAPELRPASVSSHASSSSGPAPLPVPVPAPASLTCRPLRDQLPLASTPPIRDVRAISQCHGISLPVVDEHNTAVAPECSPRVHVVKAEWFWASVQNEEAQDERDYLFKDYLDEVSRRSSVGGAAGASGGAGGGADEVGGAAGAAGSTPAHLQRQRKRKLRGGDAALQKRRSSLSDTVLSLSGNMLLDYTPSPDSKQLLEESEVPDNVVRKLMSPRQQVFMELLQTESNYVGILHTIVTMFKQPLEDMAEEDNSNGKMALLNNTELKIIFGNLPPIYELHQGMLEELRYTQAHWSEEVSIGRLMLKYTPDMVKAYPPFVNFFENTKEMLQQCDRENPRFHAFLKICQTKPECGRQSLQELLIRPVQRLPSIRLLLDDILKHTHKNNPDHGALVAALAGLREVMSHINEDKRKTEGQLQMFDIYNDIDQCPAHLVSSHRSFIARCEVVELSKELSGRGDHLVLFLFTDTMEVCKKRSKAFNSKSPTNGTSTMRIGSSKPYRHISLMPLSTVKRVVDIREAEDCHNVFALMCRSNQELKEKLYSFMITDEAVDKSHFLRQLCRQMANTVCKADADKFLATLESHQLDIDTSDLALSTLSKVTKFAARTRIKLETLAGLGGWLREPGGPGGLLDTWVLRAHLLAQVGRALSFNKTPSKLKRAMSSMISPFGSQANLTPASQLAQMRLASCNNINEMGTSSGAGGGGEGGGEVLVAPLSVQPTRKAAAGAAAALRRF